TTGGTATGGGCCTCCATAATGACATCGTTGTCCCATATATCAATTCATTCGGCACGGCAGATCAAAAACAGCGCTGGCTTCCCAGCTGTGTAACAGGGGAACTTATTACAGCCATTGCGATGACTGAACCTGGGACGGGGTCTGACCTTGCCAATATCAAAACCACCGCAAAGCTAGATGGTAACCACTATATAGTAAACGGTCAAAAAACCTTTATAACCAATGGAATTCAATCGGATCTAATTCTAGTAGCTTGTAAAACAGATTCTAATGCAGTACCAAAGCATAAAGGGGTCAGTTTACTCCTTGTTGAACGAGATACTCCTGGTTTTTCAAGAGGGAGAAAACTGAACAAAGTGGGCCTTCATAGTCAGGATACAGCAGAGTTAATTTTTGAGGATTGCAGAGTTCCTAAGGAGAATCTCCTTGGCGATGAAGGCAAAGGTTTTCTCTATATGATGGATAAACTCCAGCAGGAACGGTTGGTTGTGGCCATAGCAGCACAAATTTCAGCAGAAGTTATGCTGCAGGGAACAATTGACTATGTGAAGAGCCGCGAAGCCTTTGGAAAGCCTATCAGCCAATTCCAAAATACTCAGTTCAAAATTGCGGAAATGGCTACCGAGGTGGAGATGGGGAGAGCGTTTTTAGATCAATTAATCGCTGAACATATCGATGGTCAAAATGTGGTAACAAAGGTTTCAATGGCGAAATGGCGACTAACTGATACAGCAAAGAAAATTGCGGGAGAATGCCTGCAGTTACATGGCGGCTATGGTTATATGGAAGAATACGAGATTGCGAGAAGATTCCGCGATATTCAGGTTTCTAGTATTTACGCAGGGACAAATGAAATCATGAAAACGATAATTGCCAAAAATCTAGGATTGTAAATGGGGGAGATTTGATGACTACTACTATTGGACAAATTTTCGATTTAACAGTAAAAAGATACCCGAACAAGGATGCAATTTATGATGTTAGGAAGAATGTCCGCTATACGTATAAAGAGTGGAGTGAACAGGTAAACCGGCTAGCGAATGCGTTGTTGAACGAAGGAGTCAAAAAAGGCGACCGGGTTTCCACATTCATGTTTAATACAGAGGAATTAGGAACGGCATTCTTTGCCTGTGCAAAAATCGGGGCCATCTTTAATCCAATAAACTTCCGCTTAATGCCAGAAGAAGTGGCTTTTATTTTATCGGATGCTAGCCCTAAGGTGGTCCTTTTCGAAAAAGCATTGGAGCCTGTCATATCCTCTATCGAAAATCGTTTTGAATCGATGGCGTTTTGGTTTATTGATGAAGAAACACCAGCCTATGCTGTAAGTTATCACGATAGACTTGCTGAATCTTCAATTAAAGAGATTCAGGCAGAGGTTAATGAAAATGATATATATGCCTTTATCTATACAAGCGGGACAACAGGAAGACCGAAAGGAGTCATGCATAGTCATCGCAATATGGTCGACCAAAGTGTGCTTTGTATTGCAGCTCAAAAGCTTGAGGCGGAGGACGTAGGTCTTGTGACCGCTCCTATGTTCCATTGTGCGGAGCTTCATTGTGCCTTTTTGCCAAGGATTCATGTAGGAGCAAGAAATGTCATTCTGCACCAATTTAACCCAAAAGTGATCCTTCAGTTAATTGGGCAAGAAAAAATAACGAAATTTTTCGCAGCCCCAACTATGTGGAACATGTTGTTGCAAGAAGATTTAAGTCAATACAATACAGAAAGTCTAAGGCTAGGTTTGTATGGTGCAGCTCCAATGGCTCCGTCTCTCGTTCATGCTCTCCATGACCGATTTGGTATCGGGTTAGTTCAAGCCTATGGAATGACCGAAATGGGACCAGCGATAACCTTCTTATCCGAGAATGACCAGTTAAGAAAAGCAGGCTCTGCTGGTCAAGCCGCCATTAACCACGATATCCGAGTGGTTCGGACGCGAGAGGATGGTCCATCAGATCCTGATGATGTCGTTCCAGTTGGTGAAACAGGTGAGATTATAGTAAAAGGGCCATGCATGATGATCGGTTACTTTAACCGTGAAGAGGCGACGGGAAAATCGATGTATAAAGGCTGGTATCATTCAGGTGATATTGGTTACCTAGATGCAGAGGGCTTTCTATACGTCAATGACCGGGTGGATGATATGATTATTAGCGGCGGGGAGAATATTTATCCACGTGAAGTCGAAGATGTCTTGCATGCACATGAAGGTGTTCTGGATGTTGCGATTGTGGGCCAGCCAGATGACCGCTGGGGTGAGACCGTGACGGCATTTGTGGTGAAAAAGGATCCGGGATTGACTGAACAAGATCTGGAAGACTATTGTAAAAACAGCGATAGTCTAGCAAACTACAAACGTCCACGAAAATATGTTTTCTGTGAAGCATTACCGCGGAATGCGAGTGGGAAGATCCAGAAGTTTGTGCTGCGGAAACAGTTGGAAGAGCTGTTTACACAGGGATAATAATAGGAGAAGCTGCCGGCGAGTGAGTACGGCAGCTTCTTTATACATTACTGGCGGATGGCGAGAAATACTGGCGGATGGCGAGAAATACTGGCGGATGGCGAGAAATACTGGCGGATGGCGAGAAATACTGGCGGATGGCGAGAAATACTGGCGGATGGCGAGAAATACTGGCGGATGGCGAGAAATACTGGCGGATGGCGAGAAATACTGGCGGATGGCGAGAAATACTGGCGGATGGCGAGAAATACTGGCGGATGGCGAGAAATACTGGCGGATGGCGAGAAATACTGGCGGATGGCGAGAAATACTGGCGGATGGCGAGAAATACTGGCGGATGGCGAGAAATACTGGCGGATGGCGAGAAATACTGGCGGATGGCGAGAAATACTGGCGGATGGCGAGAAATACTGGCGGATGGCGGAAAATACTGGCGGATAGCGAGAAATACTGGCGGATAGCGAGAAATACTGGCGGATAGCGGAAAATACTGGCGGATAGCGGAAAATACTTGCGAATGGCAGAAAATACTTGCGAATGGCAGAAAATACTGGCGGATGGCGGAAAATACATGCGGATGGCAGAAAATACTTACGGATAACAATATTCACTCGCGCATAGCAGAAAATACTCTCGATAACGAAATTAACTCTCACATAACAGAAATTACTCTCAGATACATCTGAAAAAAGGTATAATGTAATAAGGTTAT
This Neobacillus sp. YX16 DNA region includes the following protein-coding sequences:
- a CDS encoding acyl-CoA dehydrogenase family protein; this translates as MKHPYLTHDHEIFRKSLRKFLEKEAVPYYEQWEEERMIPRSLWRKMGEQGFLCPDLDEIYGGSGVDWGFSVVINEELERVGSGLVGMGLHNDIVVPYINSFGTADQKQRWLPSCVTGELITAIAMTEPGTGSDLANIKTTAKLDGNHYIVNGQKTFITNGIQSDLILVACKTDSNAVPKHKGVSLLLVERDTPGFSRGRKLNKVGLHSQDTAELIFEDCRVPKENLLGDEGKGFLYMMDKLQQERLVVAIAAQISAEVMLQGTIDYVKSREAFGKPISQFQNTQFKIAEMATEVEMGRAFLDQLIAEHIDGQNVVTKVSMAKWRLTDTAKKIAGECLQLHGGYGYMEEYEIARRFRDIQVSSIYAGTNEIMKTIIAKNLGL
- a CDS encoding fatty acid--CoA ligase; this encodes MTTTIGQIFDLTVKRYPNKDAIYDVRKNVRYTYKEWSEQVNRLANALLNEGVKKGDRVSTFMFNTEELGTAFFACAKIGAIFNPINFRLMPEEVAFILSDASPKVVLFEKALEPVISSIENRFESMAFWFIDEETPAYAVSYHDRLAESSIKEIQAEVNENDIYAFIYTSGTTGRPKGVMHSHRNMVDQSVLCIAAQKLEAEDVGLVTAPMFHCAELHCAFLPRIHVGARNVILHQFNPKVILQLIGQEKITKFFAAPTMWNMLLQEDLSQYNTESLRLGLYGAAPMAPSLVHALHDRFGIGLVQAYGMTEMGPAITFLSENDQLRKAGSAGQAAINHDIRVVRTREDGPSDPDDVVPVGETGEIIVKGPCMMIGYFNREEATGKSMYKGWYHSGDIGYLDAEGFLYVNDRVDDMIISGGENIYPREVEDVLHAHEGVLDVAIVGQPDDRWGETVTAFVVKKDPGLTEQDLEDYCKNSDSLANYKRPRKYVFCEALPRNASGKIQKFVLRKQLEELFTQG